A genomic region of Leptotrichia massiliensis contains the following coding sequences:
- a CDS encoding sirohydrochlorin cobaltochelatase — MEKAVLVTSFGTSHKDTREKCLDLIENEVRAKYGSEKVERAYTSGVIRRIVERKEGIHIFDQNEGLEALKNKGYDEIITMSLHILDGIEYAKLNDKYGKISKPLLVNDEDFEKVVNDEEFNSTEGNDAIVFMGHGSESAADSTYQRLQEEYLKAGKDNIFIATVEGQVTIEDVIQKLKGRGFKKILLKPFMIVAGDHAKNDMASDEEDSWKTILQNEGYEVTPLLKGMGEYEFIRKMFMDKLEEVY, encoded by the coding sequence ATGGAAAAAGCAGTTTTAGTAACGAGTTTTGGAACATCGCACAAGGATACGAGAGAAAAATGCCTTGATTTGATTGAAAATGAAGTAAGAGCTAAATATGGAAGTGAAAAAGTGGAAAGAGCCTATACATCGGGAGTTATAAGACGAATAGTGGAAAGAAAGGAAGGAATTCACATATTTGATCAGAATGAAGGACTGGAAGCTTTGAAAAATAAAGGTTATGATGAAATTATAACTATGTCATTGCATATTCTTGATGGAATTGAGTATGCTAAACTTAATGATAAATATGGAAAAATTTCAAAACCACTTTTAGTAAATGATGAAGATTTTGAAAAAGTTGTAAACGACGAAGAGTTTAACAGTACAGAAGGCAATGATGCCATTGTGTTTATGGGACATGGTTCCGAAAGTGCAGCAGACAGTACATATCAACGGCTTCAAGAGGAATATCTGAAAGCTGGGAAAGATAATATTTTCATAGCTACTGTTGAAGGGCAAGTGACAATTGAAGATGTTATTCAAAAATTAAAAGGAAGAGGATTTAAAAAAATATTATTAAAGCCATTTATGATAGTAGCTGGAGATCATGCTAAAAATGATATGGCTTCTGATGAGGAAGATTCTTGGAAAACAATTCTTCAAAATGAAGGATATGAAGTAACGCCTTTATTAAAAGGAATGGGAGAATATGAGTTTATACGTAAAATGTTTATGGATAAATTAGAAGAAGTTTATTAA
- a CDS encoding ABC transporter substrate-binding protein → MLKNRKSKFLILILAVLMLLVACGGKGGSGKSKTNPDELVVGVTSFADTLEPTDQYFSWVVTRYGVGENLTIFDEKGNLQPLLAENWKLSDDKLEWTFKIRDGVTFSNGHPLTAEAVKKSIERVFAKNKRAESFFKYASIEASGQELKIKTKEPVAILPESLADPLFLIVDTSVNTDEFAQKGPISTGPFVVQEFKPGEQTVVVRNENYWNGKAKLAKVTFKDINDQNTRALSLKSGEIDVAYNLKVTNKADFEGDKNIVINELKSLRSTYAFMNQTKGLKDKALREAIIRGANRENYTQNLLQGGATPGKAPVPPTLDYGFNELKDENAYNRESAKKILADAGYKDVDGDGFVERPDGSKIDLNFVIYTSREELQIYAQAFQTDMKEIGIKVTLKPVSYETVLSMRDDSNFDMLIWNVLAANTGDPEKYLHENWYSKAETNKTGYSNPEVDKMLDELSKEFDKAKRKDLVVKIQQLIMNDAATLFFGYETTFLYSNKVVTGLKMYPMDYYWITKDVAKAN, encoded by the coding sequence ATGTTGAAAAATCGTAAAAGTAAATTTTTAATTTTAATTTTGGCAGTGTTGATGCTGCTTGTAGCATGTGGTGGAAAAGGTGGTTCTGGAAAAAGTAAAACTAATCCAGATGAACTTGTAGTTGGAGTAACTTCGTTTGCAGATACGCTTGAGCCTACAGATCAGTATTTTAGCTGGGTTGTAACTCGTTATGGTGTTGGAGAGAACTTGACAATTTTTGATGAAAAAGGTAACTTGCAGCCATTGCTTGCTGAAAACTGGAAATTAAGTGATGATAAATTAGAATGGACTTTCAAGATAAGAGATGGAGTAACTTTCTCAAATGGACATCCATTGACAGCAGAGGCAGTAAAAAAATCAATAGAAAGAGTATTTGCTAAAAATAAAAGAGCAGAATCATTCTTTAAATATGCTTCAATAGAAGCTAGTGGACAAGAATTGAAAATAAAAACAAAAGAGCCTGTAGCAATATTGCCTGAATCATTGGCAGATCCGTTGTTCTTAATAGTTGATACGTCAGTTAATACAGATGAATTTGCTCAAAAAGGGCCAATATCAACAGGACCGTTTGTTGTACAAGAATTTAAGCCTGGTGAACAGACAGTTGTTGTAAGAAATGAAAATTACTGGAATGGAAAAGCAAAATTGGCAAAAGTAACATTTAAAGATATAAATGATCAAAATACAAGAGCATTATCTCTAAAATCAGGAGAAATTGATGTGGCATACAACTTGAAAGTTACTAATAAAGCTGATTTTGAAGGAGATAAAAATATTGTAATAAACGAATTGAAATCATTAAGATCAACTTATGCGTTTATGAATCAAACAAAAGGATTGAAAGACAAAGCATTGAGAGAAGCAATAATAAGAGGTGCAAATAGAGAAAACTATACACAAAACTTACTACAAGGTGGAGCAACTCCAGGAAAAGCACCAGTTCCTCCAACATTGGACTACGGATTTAATGAATTAAAAGATGAAAATGCCTATAACCGTGAAAGTGCTAAGAAAATATTAGCAGATGCAGGATATAAAGATGTAGATGGAGATGGGTTTGTAGAACGTCCTGATGGATCAAAAATTGACTTGAACTTTGTAATTTATACAAGTAGAGAAGAATTGCAAATTTATGCTCAGGCATTTCAAACTGACATGAAAGAAATTGGTATAAAAGTTACGTTAAAACCTGTAAGCTATGAAACAGTTTTGAGCATGAGAGACGATTCAAACTTTGATATGTTAATTTGGAATGTACTTGCTGCAAACACTGGAGATCCTGAAAAATACTTGCATGAAAACTGGTACAGCAAAGCAGAAACAAACAAAACAGGTTATTCAAACCCTGAAGTTGATAAAATGCTTGATGAATTATCAAAAGAATTTGACAAAGCTAAGAGAAAAGATCTTGTTGTAAAAATACAGCAGCTAATAATGAACGATGCGGCGACATTATTCTTTGGATATGAAACTACATTCCTTTACAGCAACAAA
- the nikC gene encoding nickel transporter permease yields the protein MNKLKFMGKNTQLKIFLVLAIIVVLIAIFAPFIVPNDPFKQLAPSLQRPSKQYIFGTDQLGRDLFSRVIYGSRYSIFMTLTLMFIIFAVGTILGVLAGYFGGIVDTVIMRLGDMMIAFPGLILAIAIAGLLNPSVKNSIIAIAAVTWTKYARLARSMVLKIKQELYVEAAKITGSRDYSIIFKYIIPNMITTMIVTAVSDMGTLMLEIAALSFLGFGAQPPTPEWGAMLNEGRTTLSRAPWMMMYPGLAIVIVVIIFNMLGDSVRDLVDVKSE from the coding sequence TTGAACAAATTGAAATTTATGGGAAAAAATACACAACTGAAAATATTTCTGGTACTTGCGATTATTGTGGTACTAATTGCAATTTTTGCACCATTTATAGTGCCAAATGATCCTTTTAAACAATTAGCGCCAAGTTTGCAACGTCCATCAAAACAGTATATTTTTGGAACGGATCAGCTTGGAAGGGATTTATTCTCAAGAGTTATATATGGTTCAAGATACTCAATATTCATGACTTTGACTTTGATGTTCATAATTTTTGCTGTAGGAACTATACTGGGAGTGCTTGCAGGATATTTTGGAGGAATTGTTGATACGGTAATAATGAGACTTGGAGATATGATGATTGCATTTCCAGGATTAATTCTTGCCATAGCGATAGCTGGACTTTTGAATCCGAGCGTGAAAAATTCAATTATAGCAATAGCGGCAGTTACTTGGACAAAATATGCAAGGCTTGCAAGAAGTATGGTTCTTAAAATAAAACAGGAACTGTATGTAGAAGCGGCAAAAATAACAGGAAGCAGGGATTACTCAATAATATTTAAATATATAATTCCAAATATGATTACAACGATGATAGTAACAGCAGTTTCAGATATGGGAACATTAATGCTGGAAATAGCAGCACTTTCATTTTTAGGATTTGGAGCACAGCCTCCAACACCAGAGTGGGGAGCAATGCTTAACGAAGGTAGAACAACACTTAGCAGAGCTCCTTGGATGATGATGTATCCAGGGCTAGCAATAGTAATTGTTGTAATTATATTCAATATGCTGGGAGATTCAGTAAGAGATTTGGTTGATGTAAAAAGTGAATAA
- the nikB gene encoding nickel ABC transporter permease codes for MAKNKKIIKYVIQILVVLFGISFFTFCLMYISPGDPAQVMLTECGHLPTPELLAQTRAELGLDKPFYIQYWKWLFGVLQGNFGKSYSLRIPVIQKIAQAFIPTLSLSFMALFLMCVISIPTGILAAVKENKWQDYLIRMLTFMGMSVPSFWLGLVFLSIFGVQLGLVSVSGGNADFGSMILPALTIAIAMSAKYIRQIRHIFLEELGKSYVTGARMRGIKERDILWKHVLPNAMLPIITLLGLSLGSLLGGTAVVEIVYNWPGMGRMAVKAISAQDYPLIQSYVLIIAFLYLIVNIAVDISYKYLDARVEEVI; via the coding sequence ATGGCAAAGAATAAAAAAATAATAAAATACGTTATACAGATATTAGTTGTACTTTTTGGGATAAGCTTTTTTACATTCTGTCTAATGTATATTTCGCCAGGAGATCCTGCTCAAGTTATGCTTACAGAATGCGGACATCTTCCAACACCAGAGCTTTTAGCACAGACAAGAGCTGAACTTGGACTTGATAAGCCTTTTTATATCCAATACTGGAAATGGCTGTTTGGAGTTCTGCAAGGTAATTTTGGGAAGTCCTATTCGTTAAGAATTCCGGTAATTCAAAAGATAGCACAGGCATTTATTCCAACATTGTCCCTTTCATTTATGGCACTGTTTTTAATGTGCGTAATTTCGATACCGACTGGAATACTTGCGGCTGTAAAAGAAAATAAATGGCAGGATTATTTAATAAGAATGTTGACATTCATGGGAATGTCTGTGCCAAGTTTTTGGTTAGGACTAGTATTTTTGAGCATATTTGGAGTACAGCTGGGACTTGTATCAGTTTCAGGCGGAAATGCTGATTTTGGCTCAATGATCTTACCTGCACTAACAATAGCGATAGCAATGTCTGCTAAGTACATACGTCAAATAAGACACATATTTCTTGAAGAACTTGGAAAAAGTTATGTGACAGGGGCTAGAATGAGGGGAATAAAAGAACGTGATATTTTGTGGAAACATGTATTGCCTAATGCAATGTTGCCTATAATAACGCTTCTAGGACTTTCATTAGGAAGCCTTCTGGGAGGAACTGCAGTTGTAGAGATAGTTTATAACTGGCCAGGAATGGGAAGAATGGCAGTAAAAGCAATATCAGCTCAGGATTATCCGCTAATTCAGTCTTATGTGCTAATAATCGCATTCTTGTACCTGATAGTAAATATCGCAGTTGATATTTCGTATAAATATCTAGATGCAAGAGTTGAGGAGGTAATTTAA